From Anaerohalosphaera lusitana, one genomic window encodes:
- a CDS encoding polymorphic toxin-type HINT domain-containing protein: MELCEVVRCYERQTDAIYVLTVGDEVIETTAEQPFFVKGRGWYKAGELKAGDLLCDVAGRAVTLDKIDKMLSKPRPPFTISK, translated from the coding sequence ATCGAGCTTTGCGAGGTTGTCCGCTGTTATGAGCGTCAAACGGATGCCATTTACGTTCTGACGGTCGGCGATGAGGTCATTGAGACCACAGCCGAACAGCCGTTCTTTGTCAAAGGCAGGGGCTGGTACAAGGCTGGCGAACTCAAGGCAGGCGATCTGCTGTGCGACGTCGCAGGCCGAGCCGTCACGCTCGACAAGATAGATAAAATGTTGTCAAAACCACGACCACCGTTTACAATCTCGAAGTAG
- a CDS encoding ankyrin repeat domain-containing protein, with the protein MVLNKKLHEAVKFNDIELAGSLISQGADVNSVIDDYASIHWAVQEGYLKMTELLLKSGAEIEVKDESHFTPVYKAVGEGHCEILKLLLQKGANPNAISDTGDTPLHIACAWGRYREAQCLIEYGAELNLQEEDGRVPLSFAVMYGHYDLVELLLNKGARISVKDDEGISPYDMAINSRDAKMIRLFENTTDEG; encoded by the coding sequence GTGGTTTTAAATAAGAAGTTGCATGAAGCAGTAAAATTTAATGACATAGAGCTTGCTGGTAGCCTAATATCACAGGGGGCAGACGTGAACTCGGTGATCGATGATTACGCATCCATCCATTGGGCTGTCCAGGAAGGGTATCTAAAGATGACTGAATTGCTTCTAAAATCTGGGGCAGAAATAGAAGTTAAGGATGAATCCCATTTCACTCCGGTTTACAAGGCGGTTGGTGAAGGCCATTGTGAAATTCTTAAGTTGCTACTGCAAAAAGGGGCCAATCCGAATGCAATTTCTGATACCGGTGATACCCCACTGCATATTGCCTGCGCATGGGGACGTTACAGAGAAGCTCAATGCCTTATTGAGTATGGTGCAGAATTAAACTTGCAGGAAGAAGACGGAAGAGTCCCGCTCTCATTCGCTGTGATGTATGGGCATTACGACCTGGTGGAATTGTTGCTCAATAAAGGTGCCAGAATTTCGGTTAAGGACGATGAAGGAATTTCCCCGTATGATATGGCGATTAACAGCAGAGATGCAAAAATGATACGCCTATTTGAGAATACTACTGATGAGGGTTAG
- a CDS encoding integrase core domain-containing protein, whose translation MVFVAGLRSYMRWLAMTPLLLHGVEPLRLPAHSPDLNAYAERFVRSVKSECLDHLILSSVEQLEYVLDEYINYYHHERIHQSLGRIIEPKHQLDETAEIQCIERLGGLLKSYHRLAA comes from the coding sequence GTGGTTTTTGTTGCTGGGCTGCGCAGCTACATGCGCTGGCTGGCCATGACACCTTTATTATTGCACGGCGTAGAACCTTTAAGACTGCCAGCACACAGTCCCGACCTGAACGCCTACGCGGAAAGGTTCGTCAGATCAGTAAAATCAGAATGCCTTGATCATCTGATTCTGTCGTCCGTCGAGCAGCTCGAGTACGTTCTTGATGAGTACATCAACTATTATCACCACGAACGCATTCACCAATCACTGGGCAGGATCATCGAACCAAAGCACCAGCTTGACGAGACAGCCGAAATTCAGTGCATCGAACGCCTCGGCGGACTTCTGAAATCATACCACCGCCTGGCGGCGTAG
- a CDS encoding AsmA-like C-terminal region-containing protein, with product MKIWFRRFLLRGFAAAAVLLAAAGVVLDMAGERVLRPVAEGVLERMTGTGVEFDHIDFDLSGKLDMKGLCFGGGREQFGGVALAEADEVDVVFAGGLWGSFKGIVESVEIDGLDVNLARGEDGVWNFAGLDMRSGGGDGGRSLESLLLKDVRLRAVEVGEDGLRDIAAVRVGRSDLTLEDDGVYAFSVLVGETGKRGAIGGRWDTEERKVTVATERVGGPDVMWLGNCVDVEGLDAAVRYGEGVVSIDGFAAELCGGAGKVSVSGDIRQVEKGTEVDLAVRAEDLVLSESRRAGALVYGEGLSEKIGGGVEKVFDKKYRPEGAIDLTMNMRGGSWERKRRISGTVELKGISATYYKFPYRLDDVQGEIAFGDGGAEYPRIEGRHGDVEVVISGQSERTEEGIRFATTVRSPNMELGEDLYSALRPRDKAKWFEFAPRGRISLVQEISGVRREEDDEPIEKHERLEVELLGVDVVYQDFPYPLEGLRGRMVVEDGAVRLEDVACESEVREDVTKRVRINGRIGKDREGVVNIDADNVPMDEKLWGAFEADRREFYKQFRPSGLLDADIKVLPGEGEDARYEADLHVGDGGLMFERYGLELAGVEIGAKTAGDDVVIERLAGRDGDAEFEVAGRIDGFGGDQAEYALQVSVKGVDVAGGLAERVSDEAAEVVEMLGAAGKVDLRADVDSAGDGEYSVRVSCDGVSVEPAGTDFAARGIRGDVVVEPGRIVLDDVRGEYGKAGEMWLDGEMVREDGKLSGGELAVAMEGGTAGELPLGLLGDGAVEIASELSGAVDVHLDPLRFGTGEKGKRWYEFGGQAELGGAEFVLGESDVTFDGLLSGAGRYETEAGFVRFDGAVGGDRLVVSGRAFTNVRGDFMLDAKEGELVCEDLRADVYGGKVEGAVSLGFGDDQKGPGYSMRLDFAGVNASEFVQRSEDKAAGGKGFRGVMSGSVGVSGTLGEEAERMGRLKVEVRDMRLARRSFFGKVLTAMQFSEPTDYVFDRVSVDSYLRDDVMVFEEVLMIGEANVLRGRGSLAMDTQRVDLTFTAFGTDVKEDPSMMESLARGLGGAIARVDVRGKLEDPEIETETFPVLKGPFDIFGGQ from the coding sequence ATGAAAATTTGGTTTCGCAGATTTTTGTTGCGGGGTTTTGCGGCTGCGGCGGTGCTGCTGGCGGCTGCGGGGGTGGTGTTGGATATGGCTGGCGAGCGGGTTTTGCGGCCTGTTGCGGAGGGTGTGCTGGAGCGGATGACAGGGACGGGGGTTGAGTTTGATCATATCGATTTTGATCTGAGCGGCAAGCTGGACATGAAGGGTCTGTGCTTCGGCGGGGGCAGGGAGCAGTTCGGCGGGGTTGCGCTGGCGGAGGCGGACGAGGTGGACGTGGTTTTTGCAGGCGGGCTGTGGGGGAGCTTTAAGGGGATTGTGGAGAGCGTGGAGATCGACGGGCTGGATGTGAACCTGGCGCGGGGTGAGGACGGGGTGTGGAACTTTGCGGGGCTGGATATGCGGTCGGGCGGTGGTGACGGGGGGCGTTCGCTGGAGAGTTTGTTGCTGAAGGATGTGCGGCTGAGGGCGGTTGAGGTTGGTGAAGACGGTTTGCGGGATATTGCGGCGGTGCGGGTTGGCAGGTCGGATCTGACGCTGGAGGATGACGGCGTGTATGCGTTCAGTGTGCTGGTGGGTGAGACGGGTAAGCGGGGTGCGATCGGCGGTCGGTGGGATACGGAGGAGCGGAAGGTGACGGTTGCTACGGAGCGTGTGGGCGGGCCTGACGTTATGTGGCTGGGCAACTGTGTGGATGTGGAGGGGCTGGACGCGGCGGTGCGGTATGGTGAGGGCGTGGTAAGTATTGACGGATTCGCGGCGGAGCTGTGCGGCGGTGCGGGCAAGGTGAGCGTGAGCGGGGATATTCGACAGGTCGAGAAGGGGACGGAGGTCGATCTTGCGGTGCGGGCGGAGGATCTGGTGCTGAGCGAGAGCAGGCGGGCGGGGGCGCTGGTTTACGGCGAGGGGCTGAGCGAGAAGATCGGCGGCGGGGTGGAAAAGGTTTTCGATAAGAAGTATCGGCCGGAGGGCGCGATCGATCTGACGATGAATATGCGGGGCGGGAGCTGGGAGCGGAAACGGCGGATCAGCGGGACGGTTGAGCTGAAGGGCATTTCGGCAACGTATTACAAATTCCCGTATCGGCTGGACGATGTGCAGGGGGAGATCGCGTTTGGCGACGGCGGGGCGGAGTATCCGCGGATCGAGGGGCGGCACGGTGATGTGGAGGTTGTGATAAGCGGGCAGTCGGAGCGGACGGAGGAGGGGATCCGGTTTGCTACGACGGTGCGGAGTCCGAACATGGAGCTTGGGGAGGACCTGTATTCGGCGCTTCGGCCGAGGGATAAGGCGAAGTGGTTCGAGTTCGCGCCGCGGGGACGGATCAGCCTGGTGCAGGAGATTTCGGGTGTGCGGCGTGAAGAGGATGATGAGCCGATCGAAAAGCATGAGCGGCTGGAGGTTGAGCTTCTGGGGGTGGATGTGGTTTACCAGGATTTTCCGTATCCGCTGGAGGGTTTGCGGGGGCGGATGGTCGTCGAGGACGGGGCGGTTCGGCTGGAGGATGTGGCGTGTGAGAGTGAAGTGCGGGAGGATGTGACGAAGCGGGTGCGGATCAATGGGCGGATCGGCAAGGACCGCGAGGGCGTGGTGAATATCGATGCGGACAATGTGCCGATGGATGAGAAGCTGTGGGGTGCGTTCGAGGCGGATCGGCGGGAGTTTTATAAGCAGTTTCGGCCGAGCGGTTTGCTGGATGCTGATATAAAGGTGCTGCCCGGTGAGGGGGAGGATGCGCGGTATGAGGCGGATCTGCATGTTGGAGACGGGGGGCTGATGTTCGAGCGTTACGGGCTGGAGCTTGCGGGTGTGGAGATAGGCGCGAAGACGGCGGGGGATGACGTGGTGATCGAGCGGCTTGCGGGCAGGGACGGCGATGCGGAGTTTGAGGTTGCCGGGCGGATCGACGGGTTCGGCGGGGATCAGGCGGAGTATGCGCTGCAGGTTTCGGTGAAGGGGGTCGATGTCGCGGGCGGGCTGGCGGAGCGTGTTTCGGATGAGGCGGCGGAGGTCGTGGAGATGCTGGGCGCGGCGGGGAAGGTCGATCTGCGGGCGGATGTCGATTCGGCGGGGGACGGTGAGTATTCGGTGCGGGTGAGTTGTGACGGCGTGTCGGTCGAGCCTGCGGGGACGGATTTTGCGGCGAGGGGGATCCGGGGTGATGTGGTGGTTGAGCCTGGGCGTATTGTGCTGGATGATGTGCGCGGGGAATACGGCAAGGCGGGGGAGATGTGGCTTGATGGCGAGATGGTTCGGGAGGACGGCAAGCTGAGCGGCGGGGAGCTTGCGGTCGCGATGGAAGGCGGTACGGCTGGTGAGCTGCCGTTGGGATTGCTGGGGGATGGTGCGGTTGAGATCGCGAGTGAGTTGAGCGGGGCTGTGGATGTTCATCTCGATCCGCTGCGGTTCGGTACGGGGGAGAAGGGCAAGCGGTGGTATGAGTTTGGCGGGCAGGCGGAGCTTGGGGGCGCGGAGTTTGTGCTGGGTGAGTCGGATGTTACGTTTGACGGATTGCTTTCGGGGGCGGGACGATATGAAACGGAGGCCGGGTTCGTTCGGTTCGACGGTGCGGTCGGCGGTGATCGGCTGGTTGTGAGCGGGCGAGCGTTTACGAATGTGCGCGGTGATTTTATGCTCGATGCGAAGGAGGGCGAGCTGGTGTGCGAGGACCTGCGGGCGGATGTTTACGGAGGGAAGGTCGAGGGGGCCGTTTCGCTTGGGTTCGGTGATGATCAGAAGGGGCCGGGCTATTCGATGCGGCTGGATTTTGCGGGGGTGAATGCGAGCGAGTTTGTGCAGCGGTCCGAGGATAAGGCGGCCGGCGGGAAGGGATTTCGTGGCGTGATGAGCGGGTCGGTTGGGGTGTCCGGGACGCTTGGCGAGGAGGCTGAGCGGATGGGACGGCTGAAGGTGGAGGTGCGGGATATGCGGCTTGCGAGGCGGTCGTTTTTCGGGAAGGTGCTGACGGCGATGCAGTTCAGTGAGCCGACGGATTATGTGTTCGACCGGGTGAGCGTCGATTCGTATTTGCGGGACGATGTGATGGTGTTCGAGGAGGTGCTTATGATCGGCGAGGCGAACGTGCTGCGGGGTCGGGGGAGCCTGGCGATGGATACGCAGCGGGTGGATCTGACGTTTACGGCGTTCGGGACGGACGTGAAGGAGGACCCGTCGATGATGGAGTCGCTGGCGAGGGGGCTGGGCGGTGCGATCGCGCGGGTAGATGTGCGGGGCAAGCTGGAGGATCCGGAGATCGAGACGGAGACGTTCCCGGTGCTGAAGGGGCCGTTCGATATTTTCGGCGGGCAGTGA
- the purD gene encoding phosphoribosylamine--glycine ligase: protein MNVLVIGSGGREHAIAWKLKQSKKLGRLFISPGNPGTAGVGINVDLDVNDHDAVVGWAKKNSVGLVVVGPEDPLADGLVDACEAGGIKAFGPSKAAAKLEADKVFAKEIMRANSIPTAESRTFTNFADAKSYIASRDEAVVIKAAGLAKGKGVIVCDEPSDGILAAEKIMVEKAFGEAGEKIIVEEKLLGEEASILAFVDGRNIFVMESSQDHKAVGEGDTGENTGGMGAYSPAPIVTDKVMDQIVREVLVPTVAGMARNGTPYKGVLYAGIMLTKGGPRVLEFNVRFGDPETQPIMMRMKGDLLEVMLAVCDGRLDEVDMGWDERPAICVVMASGGYPGPYVKGKEIGGLDDAGAMEDVVVFHAGTATAEGGSKIVTNGGRVLGVTALGDDLKAAQARAYAAVDKIAFEDAYCRRDIGWKALR from the coding sequence ATGAACGTTTTGGTTATTGGCAGTGGTGGTCGTGAGCATGCGATCGCGTGGAAGTTGAAGCAGAGCAAGAAGCTTGGCAGGCTGTTTATTTCGCCTGGGAACCCGGGGACGGCTGGGGTCGGTATCAACGTGGATCTGGATGTGAACGATCATGATGCGGTTGTCGGCTGGGCGAAGAAGAATTCGGTCGGGCTGGTGGTGGTCGGGCCGGAGGATCCGCTGGCGGACGGGCTGGTTGATGCGTGCGAGGCGGGGGGAATCAAGGCGTTCGGGCCGAGCAAGGCGGCTGCGAAGCTGGAGGCGGACAAGGTGTTCGCGAAGGAGATCATGCGGGCGAACTCGATACCGACGGCTGAGAGCAGGACGTTCACGAATTTTGCGGATGCGAAGTCGTACATCGCCAGCCGGGACGAGGCTGTGGTTATCAAGGCGGCTGGGCTGGCGAAGGGCAAGGGCGTGATCGTTTGCGACGAGCCTTCGGACGGGATACTGGCGGCGGAGAAGATCATGGTCGAGAAGGCGTTCGGGGAGGCGGGCGAGAAGATAATCGTGGAAGAGAAGCTGCTGGGCGAGGAGGCGTCGATACTGGCGTTCGTGGACGGGCGGAACATTTTCGTGATGGAGAGCTCGCAGGATCATAAGGCTGTGGGCGAGGGTGATACGGGTGAGAATACCGGCGGGATGGGTGCGTACAGTCCGGCGCCGATCGTGACGGATAAGGTGATGGATCAGATCGTGCGCGAGGTTTTGGTGCCGACGGTTGCGGGGATGGCGCGTAACGGGACGCCTTACAAGGGTGTGCTGTACGCGGGTATCATGCTGACCAAGGGCGGGCCGAGGGTGCTGGAGTTCAATGTGCGGTTCGGCGATCCGGAGACGCAGCCGATCATGATGCGGATGAAGGGTGATCTGCTGGAGGTGATGCTGGCGGTTTGTGACGGTCGGCTGGACGAGGTGGATATGGGCTGGGACGAGCGGCCTGCGATATGTGTGGTGATGGCGTCGGGCGGGTATCCGGGGCCTTACGTGAAGGGCAAGGAGATCGGCGGGCTGGACGATGCAGGCGCGATGGAGGATGTCGTCGTGTTCCATGCGGGGACGGCGACTGCGGAGGGCGGAAGCAAGATCGTGACGAACGGCGGACGTGTGCTTGGTGTGACGGCGCTTGGGGATGATCTCAAGGCGGCGCAGGCGCGGGCGTATGCGGCTGTGGATAAGATTGCGTTTGAGGATGCGTACTGTCGGCGGGATATTGGCTGGAAGGCGCTGCGGTAG
- a CDS encoding type IV pilin protein, producing the protein MKHTKTNANKTDKGFTLIELMIVVSILGIVSAIAFPTFKDHVAQAKEAAAKDNLRVLREAINRYAIQHKDVPPGYANSDPSNTPNELAFGFQMIKASTEDGALSNPGTAGYPYGPYLPEIPTNPFNGLSSVTVLTDTDSFPSPPPEDTGWIYKPLIKEIRLNTAGTDSQGKSFYDY; encoded by the coding sequence ATGAAACATACAAAAACAAATGCGAATAAAACCGATAAAGGCTTCACCCTCATAGAGCTGATGATCGTCGTCTCCATCCTCGGAATCGTCTCAGCCATCGCCTTCCCAACATTCAAGGACCACGTCGCACAGGCAAAAGAAGCCGCCGCAAAAGACAACCTCAGGGTCCTCCGCGAAGCAATTAACCGATACGCAATACAGCACAAAGACGTACCCCCAGGCTACGCAAACAGTGACCCCTCAAATACACCCAATGAACTCGCCTTCGGCTTTCAGATGATCAAAGCATCGACTGAGGATGGGGCCCTGTCAAATCCAGGCACCGCTGGTTACCCTTACGGCCCTTATTTGCCGGAAATACCAACCAATCCATTCAATGGACTTTCAAGCGTAACTGTCCTCACAGACACAGATTCTTTCCCCTCGCCCCCGCCTGAAGATACCGGCTGGATATATAAACCACTCATTAAAGAAATCCGTCTCAACACAGCAGGAACGGATTCACAGGGCAAGAGTTTCTATGATTATTGA
- a CDS encoding PEP-CTERM sorting domain-containing protein (PEP-CTERM proteins occur, often in large numbers, in the proteomes of bacteria that also encode an exosortase, a predicted intramembrane cysteine proteinase. The presence of a PEP-CTERM domain at a protein's C-terminus predicts cleavage within the sorting domain, followed by covalent anchoring to some some component of the (usually Gram-negative) cell surface. Many PEP-CTERM proteins exhibit an unusual sequence composition that includes large numbers of potential glycosylation sites. Expression of one such protein has been shown restore the ability of a bacterium to form floc, a type of biofilm.) has product MMKKLMVLALVLGIGSMAAAGLSVVAPEEIQVGDTVTVQIVSDDGLQYDGYISVDLGGAAVWSGDDTMTDITVPASTTTFYGTYGDGSFWAFTNSDTSVTDALTPGTGFEFGLTGAAEGTATLTLYNSGFSPISTSTVNVVPEPMTLGLLGIGGLFLRRRK; this is encoded by the coding sequence ATGATGAAGAAGTTAATGGTTTTGGCTTTGGTTCTTGGTATTGGCTCTATGGCAGCAGCTGGTCTCAGCGTTGTTGCTCCGGAAGAAATTCAGGTTGGCGACACAGTTACGGTTCAGATCGTATCTGATGATGGCCTGCAGTATGATGGTTATATCTCAGTTGACTTGGGTGGTGCAGCAGTTTGGTCTGGTGACGACACGATGACAGACATTACTGTTCCTGCTTCTACTACTACCTTCTACGGTACGTATGGCGATGGCAGCTTCTGGGCATTCACAAACTCTGATACTAGTGTAACAGATGCTCTGACACCTGGCACTGGTTTTGAGTTTGGTCTGACAGGTGCAGCTGAAGGCACTGCTACTCTGACTCTGTACAACTCTGGTTTTAGCCCCATCAGCACATCTACAGTAAATGTAGTACCTGAGCCAATGACGTTGGGTCTTCTCGGTATCGGTGGTCTTTTCCTCCGTCGCCGTAAGTAA
- a CDS encoding FtsW/RodA/SpoVE family cell cycle protein, with the protein MKSFLHGRLVIVRLIMLAAMLSLVAIGIATIYASGHPAEVDEASKYAGAWKKQAVYAAGGMMAFIFVNLFDYRKLGPLSYWLYGGILAVLAVLLLGKRMDIPFVPVINGTCRWIRLGIGSRFVQVQPSEFCKIIYILALAWYLRFRKNYRQFHGLIGPFALTLLAMVLILFEPDLGTVLLMMPILFSMLYVAGAKPKHLLTIVALGVISFPFLWGHMNHYQRQRISCVLLQSDYMKDLAQKNGRVAEVLTGNDRFNPKAWERGNGWQLKHSKLAIASGGIKGYGWRKGPYIKYNTLPERHNDFIFAIIAHQWGLIGCAVVLGLYAVLIGCANEIAWANTDAFARLVTVGIMAMFTVEVIVNISMTLGLMPITGLTLPFVSYGGSSLVVSMMAVGLLNNIGRERPFSVAGRAFENV; encoded by the coding sequence ATGAAAAGTTTTCTGCACGGACGTCTGGTAATAGTACGGCTGATCATGCTGGCGGCGATGCTTTCGCTGGTAGCGATCGGCATAGCCACGATCTACGCCAGCGGCCACCCCGCTGAGGTGGACGAGGCGAGCAAATACGCCGGCGCGTGGAAGAAGCAGGCCGTGTACGCGGCCGGGGGAATGATGGCGTTCATTTTCGTTAACCTCTTTGACTACCGCAAGTTAGGGCCGCTGAGCTACTGGCTCTACGGCGGCATTTTAGCGGTCCTTGCGGTGCTGCTGCTTGGTAAACGGATGGACATTCCGTTCGTGCCGGTGATCAACGGTACCTGCCGATGGATACGCCTGGGAATAGGGTCGCGGTTCGTGCAGGTACAGCCGTCGGAATTCTGTAAGATCATATATATACTGGCTTTAGCGTGGTATTTGCGGTTCCGTAAGAACTACCGCCAGTTCCACGGCCTGATAGGACCGTTCGCGCTGACACTGCTGGCGATGGTGCTGATACTCTTCGAGCCTGATCTGGGCACGGTTCTGCTGATGATGCCCATACTTTTTTCCATGCTGTACGTAGCGGGCGCGAAACCGAAACATCTGTTAACCATTGTGGCGCTTGGAGTTATAAGCTTTCCGTTTCTGTGGGGTCACATGAACCACTACCAGCGCCAGCGGATTAGCTGCGTGCTGCTGCAGAGCGATTATATGAAGGACCTGGCGCAGAAAAATGGGCGGGTTGCGGAGGTGCTGACTGGTAATGACAGGTTCAATCCGAAGGCGTGGGAGCGGGGCAACGGCTGGCAGCTAAAGCACAGCAAACTTGCCATAGCTTCAGGCGGCATAAAGGGTTACGGCTGGCGCAAGGGGCCTTATATCAAGTATAACACCCTGCCTGAGAGACACAACGACTTCATATTCGCGATCATTGCACACCAGTGGGGGTTGATCGGATGCGCGGTGGTTCTGGGGCTGTATGCGGTGCTGATAGGGTGTGCGAACGAGATCGCGTGGGCGAATACGGACGCGTTCGCGCGGCTTGTGACGGTGGGGATCATGGCGATGTTTACTGTTGAGGTAATCGTTAACATCAGTATGACACTGGGTTTAATGCCGATAACTGGTTTGACTTTGCCGTTCGTGAGCTACGGTGGATCGAGCCTGGTGGTGAGCATGATGGCGGTGGGACTGCTGAACAATATCGGGCGCGAACGGCCGTTCAGTGTTGCGGGCCGAGCGTTTGAGAATGTTTGA
- a CDS encoding ASCH domain-containing protein, whose amino-acid sequence MKTAHLVILKRPYLAAILAGSKTVEFRLTKDRRAPFGCVKSGHTLYLKQSSGPVLATATVARVHTEENLTPARIRELKSCYNNEIQGPDTYWAARENANYATLIWLKDIKKIPPRTIQKTDQRPWVVLTEKENFGLL is encoded by the coding sequence ATGAAAACCGCCCATTTAGTAATCCTCAAACGCCCATACCTCGCAGCCATCCTCGCAGGCAGCAAAACCGTCGAATTCCGCCTCACAAAGGACCGCCGAGCACCTTTTGGCTGCGTTAAGTCCGGCCATACACTGTACTTAAAGCAATCCTCCGGCCCCGTCCTCGCCACCGCCACCGTCGCCCGCGTCCATACCGAAGAAAATCTCACCCCCGCCCGCATCCGCGAACTTAAGTCCTGCTATAACAACGAGATACAGGGCCCAGACACCTACTGGGCCGCCCGCGAAAACGCAAATTACGCCACCCTCATCTGGCTCAAAGACATAAAAAAGATCCCGCCCCGTACAATCCAAAAAACCGACCAGCGCCCATGGGTCGTCCTCACAGAAAAAGAAAACTTCGGCCTCCTATAA
- a CDS encoding GIY-YIG nuclease family protein: MLLFIGGGVKSYFVYILASKRNGTLYVGVTNNLRRRMWEHKNGLAEGFTRAWGVGRLVYFERFDHVDCAIRREKQLKKWRRRWKLELIEKDNAGWEDLAERF; this comes from the coding sequence ATGCTGCTGTTTATAGGAGGCGGGGTGAAGTCATATTTCGTTTACATACTGGCGAGTAAGCGGAACGGGACGCTTTATGTGGGGGTGACGAATAATCTGCGGCGGCGGATGTGGGAACATAAGAACGGGCTTGCGGAGGGGTTTACACGGGCGTGGGGTGTTGGTCGACTGGTTTATTTCGAACGGTTCGATCATGTGGACTGTGCGATCCGGCGGGAGAAGCAGTTGAAGAAGTGGCGGAGGCGGTGGAAGCTGGAGCTTATCGAGAAAGATAATGCGGGGTGGGAAGATCTGGCGGAGCGGTTTTAG